Proteins encoded in a region of the Cytobacillus pseudoceanisediminis genome:
- a CDS encoding AMP-binding protein, with translation MTFPQLLIERAYINGSQVALREKEFGIWNEITYEAFLEKVKNFSLGLASLGLKREDKLAIIGDNRPEWVISELAVQSLGGISVGIYQESLSAELSYIIDNCDATIIVAEDQEQVDKLMEIKDSIPKVRTIIYYDSRGMRSYREDFLFEFEEVLQMGQSCHSEQPDLFSQEVDKGTADDVAILSYTSGTTGNPKGTMLTYRNLLDMAKNLSDIDPLTDKDEYVSFLPLAWIGEQMMTLAMGLYNGMTINFPEEPATVLEDLREIGPQVMFSPPRIYEDMVSRFQVRIQDSGWLKRKIYNWCKPIGEKVAKAHFGNKPVSAGTKALYKIADYVMFSAIRDHFGLLKIKRAYTGGAPLGPDVFEFFHSIGVNVKSIYGQTEVAGISIVHRDGDIKLDSVGIPIPGTEVKISDEGEILIRSSSVCKGYYKNEKSTIETIQEGWLHTGDAGRLDKEGHLYIIDRIKDVIRLDTGEMFSPQFIENKLKFSSFIQEAVAIGKDRPYVVAMINIDMKNVGRWAEKNQISYTTYTDLSSKPEVLELIEKQVQEINQTLPEKARVKKFVLLYKELDADDEELTRTKKVRRQFVAKKYQALIDGLYTEDKKIRVNGTIKYRDGMEQTIQTTLQVIFMDEGEGAA, from the coding sequence ATGACATTTCCGCAGCTGCTTATTGAAAGGGCATACATAAATGGGTCACAAGTTGCTTTAAGAGAAAAAGAATTTGGAATTTGGAATGAGATAACGTATGAAGCGTTCTTGGAGAAAGTTAAGAATTTCAGCTTGGGATTGGCCTCTTTAGGACTAAAAAGGGAGGATAAGCTAGCCATTATCGGCGATAACAGACCTGAATGGGTAATCAGTGAGCTTGCTGTGCAAAGCTTGGGCGGCATTTCAGTTGGAATCTATCAGGAATCCTTATCTGCAGAACTTAGTTACATTATTGATAATTGTGACGCAACTATAATAGTTGCGGAAGATCAGGAGCAAGTGGATAAGCTGATGGAGATTAAAGACTCCATTCCTAAAGTCAGAACGATTATTTATTATGATTCACGGGGCATGAGAAGTTATCGGGAGGATTTCCTGTTTGAATTTGAAGAGGTTCTGCAAATGGGACAAAGCTGTCACTCGGAGCAGCCTGATTTATTTTCGCAGGAAGTTGATAAAGGCACTGCAGATGACGTGGCGATTTTATCATATACTTCAGGAACGACAGGCAATCCGAAAGGAACGATGCTTACCTACCGGAATCTGCTGGATATGGCTAAAAATTTGTCAGACATTGATCCGCTGACGGACAAAGATGAATATGTTTCATTCCTTCCGCTTGCCTGGATCGGGGAGCAGATGATGACCCTTGCGATGGGCTTATACAATGGAATGACAATTAATTTCCCTGAAGAGCCTGCAACCGTTTTGGAAGATCTGCGGGAAATTGGGCCACAGGTTATGTTTTCGCCGCCAAGAATCTATGAAGATATGGTGTCGCGCTTTCAGGTCAGAATTCAGGATAGCGGCTGGCTGAAAAGAAAGATATATAACTGGTGCAAGCCGATAGGCGAGAAGGTAGCTAAAGCCCATTTTGGGAATAAACCTGTCAGCGCAGGTACGAAGGCTCTTTATAAAATTGCTGATTATGTGATGTTCAGTGCAATTCGCGATCACTTTGGACTTTTGAAGATCAAGCGTGCTTATACCGGCGGTGCTCCTTTGGGCCCGGATGTATTTGAATTCTTTCACAGTATTGGAGTCAATGTAAAAAGCATTTACGGGCAGACAGAAGTTGCCGGCATATCCATTGTGCACAGGGATGGCGACATTAAGCTTGATAGTGTCGGAATTCCTATTCCGGGAACAGAAGTGAAAATTTCTGATGAAGGGGAAATTCTGATCAGGAGCTCGAGTGTGTGCAAAGGGTACTACAAAAACGAGAAAAGCACAATCGAAACCATACAGGAAGGCTGGCTGCATACAGGGGATGCAGGGAGGCTGGATAAGGAAGGGCATTTGTATATCATTGACAGGATTAAAGATGTCATCCGTCTTGATACAGGTGAGATGTTCTCCCCGCAATTTATCGAGAATAAGCTTAAATTCAGCTCGTTCATACAGGAAGCGGTAGCAATCGGGAAGGATCGCCCATATGTGGTTGCCATGATCAATATTGATATGAAAAATGTAGGGCGCTGGGCCGAGAAAAATCAAATCAGCTATACCACGTATACCGATTTATCTTCCAAACCTGAAGTGCTGGAATTAATCGAAAAACAGGTGCAGGAAATCAACCAGACCCTGCCTGAAAAAGCCCGGGTTAAGAAATTCGTACTTCTATATAAAGAACTGGATGCCGATGATGAAGAGCTTACAAGAACAAAGAAAGTCCGCAGGCAATTTGTTGCTAAAAAATATCAGGCATTGATCGACGGGCTTTATACAGAGGACAAAAAAATACGTGTAAATGGCACGATCAAATATCGTGACGGCATGGAACAAACCATCCAAACAACGCTTCAAGTCATTTTTATGGATGAAGGAGAGGGGGCAGCTTAA
- a CDS encoding branched-chain amino acid ABC transporter permease: MRNPFVMDCGEFHVNYKQDMAIWKITRVRMRVFILLAVFAVFPMLASDYIIGLATLCGIAAIGAIGLNILTGFTGQISIGVGAFLGVGGYTSAILTAKLGLSFWIAMPTAGIVTAIVGGLFGLPSLRLKGLYLAIATLAAQVIILFVISRWDALTGGTAGMVLSRPELGSFVFYSERSYYYLMFTVLIITAAFTLNLFRSRVGRAFIAVRDRDVAAEVMGIDLFKYKVLAFIVSSFFVGIAGALLGHYTMVVSPELYSITVSIEYLAIILVGGLGSVFGSIYGAVFITLLPVVLRSGVEMMSGVFPDLSAVLIGMKEVVFGLVIILFLIYEPQGLAKIWKNIKDYFKLWPFSY; this comes from the coding sequence GTGAGAAATCCTTTTGTAATGGATTGTGGAGAATTCCATGTGAATTATAAACAAGATATGGCTATCTGGAAAATAACCAGAGTAAGGATGCGTGTCTTCATTCTTCTGGCTGTATTTGCAGTATTCCCGATGTTGGCATCCGATTATATTATTGGACTGGCTACGCTTTGCGGAATTGCCGCGATTGGTGCTATTGGTTTGAACATCCTGACGGGTTTTACCGGCCAGATTTCCATAGGGGTAGGCGCCTTTCTGGGGGTAGGCGGTTATACATCGGCCATTCTGACAGCAAAGCTGGGGTTAAGCTTCTGGATTGCTATGCCGACAGCCGGCATTGTGACGGCGATTGTAGGCGGACTATTCGGATTGCCTTCCTTAAGGCTAAAAGGATTATATCTAGCCATTGCCACCCTGGCAGCACAGGTAATCATCCTGTTTGTTATTTCCCGCTGGGATGCGCTGACTGGCGGAACAGCCGGAATGGTCCTATCCAGGCCTGAACTTGGCAGTTTTGTCTTTTACAGTGAGCGGAGCTATTATTATCTGATGTTTACGGTGCTGATTATTACAGCCGCCTTTACCTTAAACCTCTTCCGATCGCGGGTCGGCAGGGCATTCATAGCAGTCCGTGACCGTGATGTCGCTGCAGAAGTTATGGGAATCGATTTGTTTAAGTATAAGGTATTGGCATTTATTGTTAGTTCCTTTTTCGTCGGCATCGCCGGAGCTTTACTGGGTCACTATACGATGGTTGTAAGTCCCGAGCTTTACAGCATCACAGTGTCCATTGAATACTTGGCAATCATACTGGTAGGCGGTTTAGGGAGTGTATTCGGGTCGATTTACGGAGCCGTTTTTATTACACTGCTTCCGGTTGTCCTCAGGTCAGGTGTAGAAATGATGAGCGGGGTTTTCCCAGACTTATCTGCAGTCTTAATAGGAATGAAAGAGGTGGTATTTGGCCTCGTGATTATCTTATTCCTGATTTATGAACCGCAGGGGCTCGCAAAAATATGGAAGAATATTAAAGACTACTTTAAGCTGTGGCCGTTTTCTTATTAA
- a CDS encoding phenylacetate--CoA ligase family protein, whose product MEKLKEVIQHAYDNARGFKSQLDEAHISPSDILSLKDLQKIPVLKKDQLPELQSADQPFGSLSAVKPNEMARIFMSPGPIYDPQTTEKDFWRFSEALRAAGFNSNDIVQNTFSYHLSPAGFMFDSALRELGATVIPAGTGNRELQIQIMKDTRVTGYVGTPSFFSLLLDALEEKGWKMGNDVVLNKAFFTAEMLTEQMRKRCEDNGISVYEGYGTADCGCIAFEDKQGPGLRITDSAIVQICDPQTGWEVSDGEGEVVVTLFDKSYPLIRFGTGDLSRWVKGYEGKRIAGVLGRVSDGVKVKGMFVREKQLAKILNEAGYSIFQAVVTNENGQDQLAIFIESEEGLESELSAKIQDVIRVKPILKLTAAGSIKKDDKKLVDNRNYELKKV is encoded by the coding sequence GTGGAAAAGCTGAAGGAAGTGATCCAGCATGCCTATGACAATGCAAGAGGCTTTAAAAGTCAGCTTGATGAGGCACATATTTCTCCAAGTGACATTCTATCTCTAAAGGATTTACAAAAAATTCCCGTGCTTAAAAAAGACCAATTGCCGGAACTGCAATCTGCAGATCAGCCCTTCGGAAGCCTTTCAGCTGTAAAGCCTAATGAGATGGCACGAATCTTTATGTCACCAGGACCAATTTATGATCCGCAAACCACCGAGAAGGATTTTTGGCGTTTCTCAGAAGCTCTCAGGGCAGCTGGTTTTAACAGTAATGATATTGTTCAGAATACATTTTCCTATCATCTTTCACCGGCAGGCTTTATGTTTGACTCGGCACTCCGAGAATTAGGAGCAACTGTCATCCCGGCAGGAACCGGGAATCGGGAACTGCAGATTCAGATCATGAAGGATACCAGGGTAACCGGCTATGTGGGAACTCCCAGCTTCTTTAGCCTTTTACTTGATGCCCTTGAAGAAAAGGGATGGAAGATGGGAAATGATGTTGTCTTGAACAAAGCTTTCTTTACTGCTGAAATGCTGACTGAACAAATGCGGAAAAGGTGTGAAGACAATGGAATTTCGGTATATGAAGGCTATGGGACTGCGGATTGCGGATGTATTGCTTTTGAAGACAAGCAGGGCCCGGGGTTGAGAATAACTGATTCTGCCATCGTGCAAATCTGTGACCCGCAGACTGGATGGGAGGTTTCAGATGGAGAAGGGGAAGTGGTTGTCACTCTATTTGATAAGAGCTACCCGCTCATCCGCTTTGGCACGGGCGACCTCTCCCGCTGGGTTAAAGGGTACGAAGGAAAAAGGATTGCAGGAGTGCTGGGGCGTGTTAGTGATGGTGTAAAGGTAAAAGGAATGTTTGTAAGAGAAAAACAGCTTGCAAAGATCTTGAATGAAGCAGGGTATTCGATTTTCCAGGCTGTTGTCACAAATGAGAACGGGCAGGATCAGCTTGCCATTTTCATAGAGTCTGAGGAAGGCTTGGAATCTGAGCTTTCAGCAAAAATTCAGGATGTGATCCGGGTCAAGCCAATCCTGAAATTAACAGCGGCAGGCTCAATTAAAAAGGATGATAAGAAGCTGGTGGATAACCGGAATTACGAATTAAAGAAGGTGTAG
- a CDS encoding class I SAM-dependent methyltransferase translates to MSSLFPSLYDLAMQPLEKRKFRKIRSEILSMVDGRVLEVGAGTGINFPLYKKADRVDAIEPNQAMIEKSIPRKNAAAVPIHIHRQSAEVLEFADKTFDSAVATLVFCTIPNPDKALAEIRRVCKPKAKILFFEHVKMEQPALAFAQEALNPLWKRICDGCHLNRDTLLSIQKSGMKVTNVASYYKGLFLVMECENSDGSL, encoded by the coding sequence TTGAGCAGCTTATTCCCATCCCTATATGATTTGGCCATGCAGCCTCTAGAAAAAAGAAAATTCCGGAAAATCAGAAGTGAAATTCTTTCCATGGTGGACGGCCGGGTACTCGAAGTTGGTGCCGGCACAGGCATTAACTTCCCTTTATACAAAAAGGCGGATCGGGTCGATGCCATTGAACCAAACCAGGCAATGATTGAAAAATCTATTCCTCGCAAAAATGCGGCCGCAGTACCTATCCATATCCACCGGCAGTCAGCTGAAGTTCTTGAATTTGCGGACAAAACTTTTGATTCAGCAGTTGCCACTCTTGTTTTCTGCACGATACCAAATCCTGACAAAGCGCTAGCGGAGATCAGACGAGTATGTAAGCCAAAGGCAAAAATACTATTCTTTGAGCATGTTAAAATGGAGCAGCCCGCTCTGGCATTTGCCCAGGAAGCCCTGAATCCTCTATGGAAACGAATTTGTGACGGCTGCCACCTAAACCGTGATACACTTCTGTCTATTCAGAAATCCGGCATGAAGGTTACGAATGTGGCTTCCTATTATAAAGGATTGTTTCTGGTAATGGAGTGTGAGAATAGCGATGGCAGCCTTTAA
- a CDS encoding DUF169 domain-containing protein: MMQETIQAQKLSDLETAILTYVRPDTFPLAIRVLKKEEELPVRVKRPARDFGKTFSICQGVTMSRRYGWSIAMGKEDLSCPIAKIAFGFEEELDYYSKGSLTDGMYTKTCDLGALTEAAVPKFSKEEAGTVLMAPLGRAAFEPEVITVYGNSAQVMRMVAAALYHTGGEITSTFTARADCADIVIKTIKTGKPQVILPCYGDRVFGQTHDHEMAFTIPFSMADEFAEGLQQTHKGGVRYPVPTYLQYEAKYPDTYEKLNEMFDSLPDYLMLVPLREVPACFILG; the protein is encoded by the coding sequence ATGATGCAGGAAACGATTCAAGCCCAAAAACTTTCTGATCTGGAAACTGCGATTCTTACATATGTGAGACCCGATACTTTTCCGCTGGCTATAAGAGTTTTGAAAAAAGAGGAGGAATTGCCTGTCAGGGTAAAACGTCCGGCAAGAGACTTTGGCAAAACATTCAGCATCTGTCAGGGTGTGACAATGTCTAGAAGATATGGCTGGTCCATTGCCATGGGCAAAGAAGACTTATCATGCCCAATTGCCAAAATCGCTTTTGGATTTGAAGAGGAACTCGACTATTACTCAAAAGGCAGCTTAACAGATGGCATGTATACAAAAACCTGTGACCTTGGCGCCTTAACCGAAGCGGCAGTTCCTAAATTTTCAAAAGAGGAAGCCGGAACTGTATTAATGGCTCCTCTGGGGAGAGCAGCATTTGAACCGGAAGTAATCACTGTTTATGGTAATTCAGCCCAAGTCATGAGAATGGTTGCGGCTGCCCTCTATCATACGGGCGGTGAAATTACATCCACTTTTACGGCTAGAGCTGACTGTGCCGATATCGTTATTAAGACCATAAAAACCGGTAAGCCGCAAGTGATCCTGCCATGCTATGGAGATCGGGTTTTCGGGCAGACACATGATCACGAAATGGCCTTTACCATTCCTTTTTCCATGGCAGATGAGTTTGCTGAGGGATTACAGCAAACCCACAAAGGCGGTGTGCGCTACCCAGTTCCAACCTACCTTCAGTATGAGGCAAAGTATCCGGACACGTATGAGAAGCTTAACGAGATGTTCGACAGCCTCCCTGATTATTTGATGCTGGTGCCCCTAAGAGAGGTACCGGCTTGTTTCATTTTAGGATAA
- a CDS encoding SRPBCC family protein has product METLQDIKQTVILSAPIEKVWKTVSTSEGIEAWFMPNDFKAELGYEFHIQSPFGPSPCKVTELDEPNRLSFKWDTDGWFVSFLLKDLGGKTEFTLIHGGWKQSDELVEKAQAESAVIRERMSHGWTGILAKLGKVVEE; this is encoded by the coding sequence ATGGAAACACTTCAGGATATTAAACAAACAGTTATACTTAGTGCCCCGATTGAAAAAGTTTGGAAGACAGTCTCTACTTCGGAAGGGATCGAAGCGTGGTTTATGCCAAATGATTTTAAGGCTGAGCTGGGCTATGAATTTCATATTCAGTCCCCATTTGGTCCGTCCCCGTGTAAGGTCACAGAACTGGATGAGCCCAACCGGCTTTCTTTTAAATGGGATACAGATGGATGGTTTGTATCTTTCCTATTGAAAGATTTGGGCGGCAAAACTGAATTTACTCTTATACATGGCGGCTGGAAACAGTCAGATGAACTGGTTGAGAAAGCTCAAGCTGAGAGTGCAGTTATCCGTGAAAGAATGTCACATGGATGGACTGGAATTCTTGCGAAGCTTGGCAAGGTTGTTGAGGAATAA
- a CDS encoding ArsR/SmtB family transcription factor translates to MGASARKHDVFQAIADPTRREVLRLLAEKERPISEISAHFPISRTAISKHLQILSEAELVKGKKAGRERIYHLQPEPLTELKQWLSYYEQFWNNKLQKLKYILEEENE, encoded by the coding sequence ATGGGTGCTTCTGCCAGGAAACATGATGTGTTTCAGGCAATCGCCGATCCAACTAGGAGAGAAGTATTGAGGCTGCTGGCTGAAAAAGAACGCCCGATCTCAGAGATAAGTGCTCATTTTCCCATAAGCCGTACCGCCATATCAAAACATCTTCAGATCCTTTCTGAAGCTGAGTTAGTAAAAGGGAAAAAGGCAGGCAGAGAAAGAATCTACCATCTCCAGCCTGAGCCGCTGACAGAATTGAAGCAATGGCTGTCCTATTATGAACAATTCTGGAATAATAAGCTGCAAAAACTTAAATATATACTTGAAGAAGAAAATGAGTGA